A single region of the Salicibibacter cibi genome encodes:
- a CDS encoding nicotinate phosphoribosyltransferase: protein MKEIDLKLQGKLKRLTNNTFKFDRRVGEGWFSAVYFLKTKEIIKKHKPDDIVTMQFFQKKHAVLCGTDEVIALVQTFADHPEELEIRSLQDGDKIEPYETVLTITGPYQHFGYLEGVIDGIFARRTSVATNVYEVVKAARSSGKQKPVIFMGDRDDHFTQQAGDGYAAFIGGSQAQSTHAMNEWWGREGMGTMPHALIQMFHGDLVAASYAYRDMYPNDRLMALVDYNNDVIMDSLRVAREFTDMLDSVRVDTSGSMVDQYFFRNSHEMGDFDPTGVNAPLIFALRKALDAEGFHDVKITVSGGFTAERIQAYEDENVPVDSYGVGSSLLEKTIGFTGDNVILNGHHEAKAGRKLRENPKLERIDYS from the coding sequence ATGAAAGAAATCGATTTAAAATTACAAGGGAAGTTGAAACGCCTCACAAACAACACATTTAAATTTGATAGACGTGTCGGCGAAGGTTGGTTTTCTGCCGTTTATTTTTTAAAAACGAAAGAAATTATAAAGAAACATAAACCCGACGATATTGTGACCATGCAATTTTTTCAAAAGAAGCATGCTGTATTATGTGGGACAGATGAGGTAATCGCGCTCGTGCAGACGTTTGCCGATCATCCGGAAGAATTGGAGATTCGCTCATTGCAAGACGGCGACAAAATCGAACCTTATGAAACGGTACTGACGATTACGGGGCCCTATCAACATTTTGGCTATTTAGAAGGGGTCATTGATGGTATTTTTGCGCGCCGTACTTCCGTTGCTACCAATGTGTATGAAGTCGTCAAGGCGGCCCGTAGTTCAGGTAAGCAAAAGCCGGTTATTTTTATGGGGGATCGCGATGATCATTTCACCCAACAGGCCGGCGATGGGTACGCAGCGTTTATTGGGGGATCGCAAGCCCAATCCACCCATGCCATGAATGAATGGTGGGGGAGGGAAGGGATGGGGACGATGCCCCACGCCCTCATTCAAATGTTCCATGGCGACCTTGTGGCTGCCAGCTATGCGTATCGGGATATGTATCCCAATGATCGTTTAATGGCGCTTGTGGATTATAACAATGATGTGATCATGGATTCATTGCGAGTTGCCCGTGAATTCACAGACATGCTTGATTCTGTGCGGGTGGATACATCAGGCAGTATGGTTGACCAATACTTTTTTAGAAATTCGCATGAGATGGGAGACTTTGATCCAACCGGAGTGAACGCGCCTTTAATCTTTGCGTTGCGGAAAGCTCTGGATGCGGAAGGTTTTCATGATGTCAAAATTACCGTTAGCGGTGGCTTCACCGCCGAAAGAATCCAGGCGTATGAAGATGAAAATGTGCCTGTGGATTCATACGGCGTTGGTAGCAGTCTATTGGAGAAGACAATTGGCTTTACGGGAGATAATGTGATTTTGAATGGCCATCATGAAGCGAAGGCGGGCCGAAAACTTCGGGAAAATCCCAAATTGGAGCGGATCGATTATTCGTGA
- a CDS encoding DNA translocase FtsK — protein sequence MSSKWSNILEKLNRYFFGEQSDDDREEQVQYRKKKQQRHTVSAGRAPGAKVVHRYPKGGNFRFPIDVEEPPARRQSHKPRETVSAKPRNNTSEPDQKDKKKEYFTNTNFALTHIPSPVHGYQKQPKMRDALPKQETVTGEAEITATEQASPQPSENDDSRIDDDKKEKETAKHFPSVEHDLNLRGVSERSKQRSDKSPTPSPSISNDVSEPSKERRKQEVPNRSAKQTKTTNRKTTKPSGDVSNVIMTPVDRYHYEKRKGEKKESNPPAKPAVTNQGYDSPPLTLLTPPKQASGVDEMKLQGQREQLEATLHQFQVKAAVTNVTEGPSIVRFEVQPAPGVKVSKVTNLSDDLKLAMAATDLRMEAPIPGKNAIGIEVPKENREPVALRELFEKEAFRSHKSPLAVALGLDITGRPIIMDLNSMPHGLIAGATGSGKSVCINSILISLLYKADPEEVKLLLIDPKVVELAFYKDIPHLAAPVVTDPKEATMTLKWSVAEMERRYQLFAEAGVRDIKGYNQKADEKLSYLVIVIDELADLMMVAPQDVETSISRIAQKARACGIHLLVATQRPSVDVITGLIKANIPTRIAFAVSSAVDSRTILDTGGAERLIGKGDMLLSENGASKLVRLQGTFVSDQEIDEVAAYLRQQRTPAYLFTKNDVVKHESRSDDDDLLEDASHFVIQQGSASTSLIQRQFHIGYNRAARLMDMMETKGIVSAAAGTKPRDVLVDDEQLADLLKNDH from the coding sequence AGCAATCAGATGATGACCGAGAAGAACAGGTTCAATATAGAAAAAAGAAACAACAACGGCACACGGTAAGTGCTGGACGGGCGCCAGGCGCTAAGGTCGTACATAGATATCCAAAAGGAGGGAATTTTCGATTTCCAATAGATGTAGAAGAGCCGCCCGCACGCCGTCAATCTCATAAGCCGCGGGAAACCGTGAGTGCTAAGCCGAGAAACAACACTTCGGAACCGGACCAAAAGGATAAAAAGAAAGAATACTTCACAAATACGAATTTTGCATTGACGCACATTCCCTCTCCCGTGCACGGCTATCAAAAGCAGCCAAAAATGCGAGACGCTTTGCCAAAACAGGAGACAGTAACGGGAGAAGCGGAAATTACGGCGACAGAACAGGCAAGCCCTCAGCCGTCAGAGAATGATGATTCAAGGATCGACGACGATAAAAAGGAGAAGGAAACAGCTAAACATTTCCCGTCGGTTGAACATGACTTGAACTTGCGGGGAGTATCCGAACGGTCGAAACAACGGTCAGACAAATCCCCAACGCCTAGCCCGAGCATTTCAAACGATGTTTCCGAACCGTCCAAAGAACGGCGCAAACAAGAAGTGCCAAACCGTTCGGCTAAGCAAACGAAAACGACAAACCGAAAAACGACGAAACCGTCGGGAGATGTCAGCAATGTCATTATGACACCGGTGGACCGTTATCATTATGAGAAAAGGAAAGGAGAGAAAAAAGAAAGCAATCCTCCCGCAAAACCGGCAGTTACCAATCAAGGCTATGACTCGCCTCCACTCACGCTATTAACACCGCCAAAGCAGGCATCCGGTGTGGATGAAATGAAGCTACAGGGACAACGAGAGCAACTGGAAGCAACCTTACACCAATTTCAGGTGAAGGCGGCAGTAACTAATGTTACGGAAGGCCCTTCGATTGTTCGCTTTGAAGTACAGCCGGCTCCGGGTGTGAAAGTAAGCAAAGTAACGAATCTCAGTGACGATTTAAAATTGGCGATGGCGGCTACGGACTTGCGGATGGAAGCGCCGATACCCGGAAAAAACGCCATCGGAATTGAGGTCCCTAAGGAAAATCGCGAACCGGTCGCTTTACGCGAGTTATTCGAAAAAGAAGCGTTTCGAAGTCATAAAAGCCCGCTTGCAGTCGCATTGGGGCTTGATATCACCGGTCGTCCCATTATAATGGATCTGAACAGCATGCCTCATGGATTGATCGCGGGCGCTACAGGTTCAGGGAAAAGTGTCTGCATTAACTCGATTCTCATCAGCTTGTTATACAAGGCAGACCCTGAAGAAGTAAAGCTGTTGCTTATCGATCCAAAAGTCGTTGAGCTTGCCTTTTACAAAGATATTCCGCATCTTGCCGCACCGGTCGTTACTGATCCGAAAGAAGCAACGATGACGTTGAAATGGAGCGTAGCGGAAATGGAGAGACGTTACCAACTATTCGCGGAGGCAGGAGTTAGGGACATTAAAGGGTATAATCAAAAAGCAGATGAGAAGCTTTCTTATCTCGTGATCGTTATTGACGAGTTGGCTGATCTTATGATGGTCGCACCCCAAGATGTAGAGACGTCGATCAGCCGCATTGCCCAAAAAGCAAGAGCTTGTGGGATTCACCTACTCGTGGCTACACAGCGCCCATCCGTAGACGTCATTACTGGTTTAATCAAAGCCAATATTCCGACGCGCATTGCTTTTGCGGTTTCCTCTGCGGTAGACTCCAGGACGATATTGGACACGGGAGGAGCAGAGCGTTTAATCGGAAAAGGGGATATGCTGTTAAGCGAAAATGGAGCTTCGAAGCTTGTCCGCTTGCAAGGCACGTTTGTGTCGGATCAAGAAATCGATGAAGTCGCAGCTTATTTGCGTCAGCAACGAACGCCAGCGTATTTGTTTACAAAAAATGATGTTGTGAAGCATGAATCACGTTCTGACGATGATGATTTATTGGAAGATGCTTCGCATTTCGTTATCCAGCAGGGGAGCGCGTCTACATCGCTTATTCAGCGGCAATTTCACATTGGCTATAACCGCGCTGCCCGTCTGATGGACATGATGGAGACAAAAGGCATTGTTTCCGCAGCGGCCGGAACGAAACCTCGTGACGTACTCGTGGATGACGAGCAACTTGCCGATCTATTAAAAAATGATCATTGA